Proteins co-encoded in one Papaver somniferum cultivar HN1 chromosome 5, ASM357369v1, whole genome shotgun sequence genomic window:
- the LOC113282426 gene encoding ADP-ribosylation factor-like isoform X2: MGLKFTKLFSQLFTKKEIRILMVGLDAAGKTTILYKLKLGEVVTAIPTVGFNVETVEYRNINFTVWDAGSQDKIRPLWKHCYQNSQGLIFVVDSNDRDRVVEARDELHKLLSEDELQDAVLLIFASKQDLPNEMSAAEITDKLDLHSLQRRHWHIQSTSATYEEGLYEGLEWLSNNVANKKRNLIKIVSILINHHQPYRNQHHHQDGFCSINNNPK; this comes from the exons ATGGGTCTCAAGTTCACAAAGCTTTTTAGTCAGCTTTTTACCAAGAAAGAGATACGTATTCTGATGGTTGGTCTTGATGCCGCCGGTAAGACTACAATATTGTACAAGCTCAAGCTGGGAGAGGTCGTCACAGCTATTCCCACTGTCG GTTTTAATGTGGAGACCGTGGAATACAGGAACATCAACTTCACTGTTTGGGATGCCGGAAGTCAGGACAAA ATCCGTCCATTGTGGAAGCACTGCTACCAAAATTCACAAGGGTTAATCTTTGTGGTGGATAGCAACGACAGAGACCGAGTTGTTGAAGCGCGTGATGAGTTGCACAAGCTGTTGAGTGAG GATGAGTTGCAAGACGCTGTATTGCTCATATTCGCTAGCAAACAGGATCTTCCTAACGAAATGAGTGCTGCTGAGATCACTGACAAGCTTGATCTCCACTCGCTCCAGCGGCGTCATTG GCACATCCAGAGCACGAGTGCAACCTATGAAGAAGGTCTTTACGAGGGTTTGGAGTGGCTTTCCAACAATGTTGCTAACAAG AAGAGGAACCTTATAAAGATCGTATCAATTCTTATCAACCACCATCAACCCTACCgtaaccagcaccaccaccag GATGGGTTTTGCTCGATCAACAACAACCCGAAGTAA
- the LOC113282426 gene encoding ADP-ribosylation factor-like isoform X3, which yields MGLKFTKLFSQLFTKKEIRILMVGLDAAGKTTILYKLKLGEVVTAIPTVGFNVETVEYRNINFTVWDAGSQDKVYIFTFHIFVTLYSGIISSALLIRPLWKHCYQNSQGLIFVVDSNDRDRVVEARDELHKLLSEDELQDAVLLIFASKQDLPNEMSAAEITDKLDLHSLQRRHWHIQSTSATYEEGLYEGLEWLSNNVANKDGFCSINNNPK from the exons ATGGGTCTCAAGTTCACAAAGCTTTTTAGTCAGCTTTTTACCAAGAAAGAGATACGTATTCTGATGGTTGGTCTTGATGCCGCCGGTAAGACTACAATATTGTACAAGCTCAAGCTGGGAGAGGTCGTCACAGCTATTCCCACTGTCG GTTTTAATGTGGAGACCGTGGAATACAGGAACATCAACTTCACTGTTTGGGATGCCGGAAGTCAGGACAAAGTATATATCTTCACATTCCATATTTTCGTAACACTATATTCCGGTATTATCAGCTCTGCTCTATTG ATCCGTCCATTGTGGAAGCACTGCTACCAAAATTCACAAGGGTTAATCTTTGTGGTGGATAGCAACGACAGAGACCGAGTTGTTGAAGCGCGTGATGAGTTGCACAAGCTGTTGAGTGAG GATGAGTTGCAAGACGCTGTATTGCTCATATTCGCTAGCAAACAGGATCTTCCTAACGAAATGAGTGCTGCTGAGATCACTGACAAGCTTGATCTCCACTCGCTCCAGCGGCGTCATTG GCACATCCAGAGCACGAGTGCAACCTATGAAGAAGGTCTTTACGAGGGTTTGGAGTGGCTTTCCAACAATGTTGCTAACAAG GATGGGTTTTGCTCGATCAACAACAACCCGAAGTAA
- the LOC113282426 gene encoding ADP-ribosylation factor-like isoform X1, giving the protein MGLKFTKLFSQLFTKKEIRILMVGLDAAGKTTILYKLKLGEVVTAIPTVGFNVETVEYRNINFTVWDAGSQDKVYIFTFHIFVTLYSGIISSALLIRPLWKHCYQNSQGLIFVVDSNDRDRVVEARDELHKLLSEDELQDAVLLIFASKQDLPNEMSAAEITDKLDLHSLQRRHWHIQSTSATYEEGLYEGLEWLSNNVANKKRNLIKIVSILINHHQPYRNQHHHQDGFCSINNNPK; this is encoded by the exons ATGGGTCTCAAGTTCACAAAGCTTTTTAGTCAGCTTTTTACCAAGAAAGAGATACGTATTCTGATGGTTGGTCTTGATGCCGCCGGTAAGACTACAATATTGTACAAGCTCAAGCTGGGAGAGGTCGTCACAGCTATTCCCACTGTCG GTTTTAATGTGGAGACCGTGGAATACAGGAACATCAACTTCACTGTTTGGGATGCCGGAAGTCAGGACAAAGTATATATCTTCACATTCCATATTTTCGTAACACTATATTCCGGTATTATCAGCTCTGCTCTATTG ATCCGTCCATTGTGGAAGCACTGCTACCAAAATTCACAAGGGTTAATCTTTGTGGTGGATAGCAACGACAGAGACCGAGTTGTTGAAGCGCGTGATGAGTTGCACAAGCTGTTGAGTGAG GATGAGTTGCAAGACGCTGTATTGCTCATATTCGCTAGCAAACAGGATCTTCCTAACGAAATGAGTGCTGCTGAGATCACTGACAAGCTTGATCTCCACTCGCTCCAGCGGCGTCATTG GCACATCCAGAGCACGAGTGCAACCTATGAAGAAGGTCTTTACGAGGGTTTGGAGTGGCTTTCCAACAATGTTGCTAACAAG AAGAGGAACCTTATAAAGATCGTATCAATTCTTATCAACCACCATCAACCCTACCgtaaccagcaccaccaccag GATGGGTTTTGCTCGATCAACAACAACCCGAAGTAA
- the LOC113282426 gene encoding ADP-ribosylation factor-like isoform X4 — translation MGLKFTKLFSQLFTKKEIRILMVGLDAAGKTTILYKLKLGEVVTAIPTVGFNVETVEYRNINFTVWDAGSQDKVYIFTFHIFVTLYSGIISSALLIRPLWKHCYQNSQGLIFVVDSNDRDRVVEARDELHKLLSEDELQDAVLLIFASKQDLPNEMSAAEITDKLDLHSLQRRH, via the exons ATGGGTCTCAAGTTCACAAAGCTTTTTAGTCAGCTTTTTACCAAGAAAGAGATACGTATTCTGATGGTTGGTCTTGATGCCGCCGGTAAGACTACAATATTGTACAAGCTCAAGCTGGGAGAGGTCGTCACAGCTATTCCCACTGTCG GTTTTAATGTGGAGACCGTGGAATACAGGAACATCAACTTCACTGTTTGGGATGCCGGAAGTCAGGACAAAGTATATATCTTCACATTCCATATTTTCGTAACACTATATTCCGGTATTATCAGCTCTGCTCTATTG ATCCGTCCATTGTGGAAGCACTGCTACCAAAATTCACAAGGGTTAATCTTTGTGGTGGATAGCAACGACAGAGACCGAGTTGTTGAAGCGCGTGATGAGTTGCACAAGCTGTTGAGTGAG GATGAGTTGCAAGACGCTGTATTGCTCATATTCGCTAGCAAACAGGATCTTCCTAACGAAATGAGTGCTGCTGAGATCACTGACAAGCTTGATCTCCACTCGCTCCAGCGGCGTCATTG A